The [Pantoea] beijingensis genomic sequence TACCGCCGCCGGTTAATACTTCAGCCCCCTCTTTTTGCGCAATATCAAGATAGGAGAGGATCTTATCAAACTGCTGCTGTGATGCCTGTGCGCCCACCATCGTTTCACTGTCCATCGGGTCACCGCGCTTAATGGTATTAACCCGCTTCATGACGGCCGCCATAAAAGGCTCGTAGATCGATTCCTGCACCAGCGCGCGCGACGGACAGGTACACACTTCTCCCTGATTCAGGAAACCCAGTACCAACCCTTCAGCCGCTTTTTCAATAAAGGACGGTTCGGCCTGCATAATATCGTCGAAAAAAATATTCGGCGATTTTCCCCCGAGCTCCACTGTTGAAGGGATCAGATTTTTCGCCGCCAGCTCAAGGATATGCCCGCCCGTTGCGGTCGACCCGGTAAACGCAACTTTAGCAATACGCGGATGTGAGGCCAGCGCTTCGCCCGCTTCACGCCCGTAACCATGAACGACGTTTAAGACTCCCGGCGGTAAAAGATCATTAATCAGCTCGGCAAACAGCGTAATCGATAACGGCGTCTGCTCGGCCGGTTTCAACACCACACAGTTACCTGCCGCCAACGCCGGTGCCAGCTTCCAGGCCGCCATCAGCAGTGGGAAGTTCCAGGGAATGATCTGCGCCACCACACCCAGCGGTTCATGAAAGTGGTAGGCCGCGGTGTGCTCATCAATTTCCGCCGCCGTCCCCTCCTGCGCGCGCAGGCAGCCAGCAAAATAGCGGAAGTGATCGACCGCCAGCGGTAGATCCGCGGCCAGCGTTTCACGTACCGGTTTACCATTATCCCAGGTTTCATTGACCGCAAATCTCTCCAGGTTTTGCTCAAGGCGGTCGGCAATTTTCAGTAACGTCAGAGAGCGGACCTGAACCGACGTTTTACCCCAGCCCTCTGCCGCCGCATGTGCGGCCTCGACGGCCTTATCAATATCTGCCGCATCCGAACGTGGAAACTCACCAATAGAAGAGCCGTTTACGGGCGAGGTATTGGGAAAATACTCGCCATTTACCGGCGGGATAAATTCACCATTGATGAAATTACCGTAGCGTTGTTGCAGTACGATCAGCGAATCTTTGTGTCCGGGATATGCATAACGCATGATCTTTCTCCTGTCCGGCCGGTGAAAACCAGTTAACAAATAAATAACCTGTTATTAACATTAAATGACCGAAACGAGGATGTCAGATCGCGCAGAATGAAAATGTGAAGTCGCTTCAAGGAACGGGGAAAGTTTCGCCAGCGGTGGCTGGCTGAAAGGTCAAAACACGTTTACCTGCGGTGTTATCGCACGGTGCAAAAACTGCACAAGCACACTTCTTGCCCAGTCAGGTGCCTGCGAATCATCATATGCAAACGCGGTATCTGCTGGCTGGCAGGCCGCCATAATGTGTGCATCAAACTCCGGATGAAACTGTACCGAAAGCGCCTCAGGTGTATAGCGGATGATCTGGCAAGCGTCCAATGGCGATCGTGCCAGCACCTGCGCGCCCTGAGGTGGAATTAGCACCGTTTGTCGGTGAGAAAGCCAGACGGGAAACTGCGTGGGTAACGACGCGAGAAGCGGGTCGCTATTCCCAAATTGCTCAACGATCACCCTTCCACGCTCCCACCCTTGAGGATTATCTGCCACGGTACCGCCGAGCGCATAGGCCATTAGCTGATGGCCGTAGCACACCCCCAATAAGGGTAATCGGTAATCAATTGCGCCACGAATCCAGGCGGCAGTGCGTTCACTCCAGTCGGCGTGGTCTGTTACCATTGCCCAGGAGCCACTAAGGATCGCCGCTGAAAGAGTGGCATAATCCGGCAGACTTTCCCCCAGATGGGGACGGATAATACAATATTCACCCTGCTGTAAGTTCAGCGCCTGAATAAACCAATCCGCCTGCTCACCAACGCGTGCACTGACGGCGGCTGGAGGTATACCCAGTTGAACAATTGCCAGGGGCGCCTTAGGAGAGTGCGGCATAACGAATGAAGATCCTTATTAAAAAGTGAGGATAACCCTAAATAATTCGCGCTGCGGGACAGCGTTCAGTCTTTAGCTTGGGCAGTGACATCGATAAGTTACCGGGCCGCCCAGACGAGGCGGACAAGCCCTGCTGCCGGGTGAAAAACACGAATAATTGACATTCAGTTTGCCACTTCTTCGATAACGCGTCTCATAACTTTTTATGCGTTCTTATGACTCAATGTAAATAAAAAATTAATCTGTTTCAGCCGCGAAATCGGCATATGCGTGTCATGATTAACCACGTAAAATAGGGCGAGCATAATGAGTATTAACGGGTTGCAACTAAGGATTTCGTCGTGGCACTGCGTCATTTTTTCTTAATTTTATTGGTCGTTTCGATCTGGGCATTTAACAACGTCGCAATAAAATGGGGCCTGACCGATCTGCCTCCGCTTTTTATGACGTTTATGCGTTTTGTGGTTGTCGCCATTATTCTGGTTCCATTTACCCGTGTTACTCGTGAGCAGCTTCGCTATCTGGTGCCGCTGGCATTTACCTTTGGCTTTATGCATTTTTCGCTACTGTTTGTCGGCATCAATTATACCGATGCGGGGACCAGCGCCATTGTTGTACAGCTTGGCACGCCCTTCGCAATGCTGCTGGCGATGCTGATTCTTAAAGAGAAGTTGACCCTGGTCCAACTGGCAGGCATTGCGATTTCACTGAGTGGCGTCGTCGTGCTGACCGGGAGCCCAACCATCCCTCGCTGGTGGGTATTGTGCCTGCTATTATGCAGCGCAGTAGGTTGGGCTATCAGTAATTTACTGGTTAAAAAATCCCCCCCCATCAAACCCCTCACCATGACAGGGTGGATCTCCTTTCTCGCGGTTCCGATTGTTGGCCTCGCCTCTTTATTGCTGGAGTCCGATCAGCTTACGGCAATCACACACGCGTCCTGGCGTGGCTGGTTTGGCATTCTTTACAGCGCCATATGTTCTTCGATTGTTGCTTACTCGCTATGGTATGGGCTATTGAAGAAATATAACGTTAATTTGATTATGCCCTATTCACTGCTGACGCCGGTATTAGCGGTGATTATGGGTGTGCTGGTACTGGGTGACAGCATGAACCTGTTTAAACTGACCGGGGCGCTGCTGGTGATTCTTGGTACGGCTATTTCAGTGATAAATCTGCGAAACCTGCGCATGCACGCGCGTTTTCCAAAATTCCCGCAACGCCGACGCTAAACGTCCATTTAACCAGAAAATATGGCTGCTGGCGCATTAACCAATAATGCGCCAGCAGCCAGTGGTGTTATTCCGTTTGCGTTCCACGCTCGTCTTCAAGCTCGTCGCGCATCGCCTGGATCGACTCACGGCTCATGGCCGCTAGCGTACGGTAAAAAGAGGTCGTCGCGTGCGCTTCAACTTTACCGAGAAAAGCACCACACCACGGCATCAGGTAGTCATCAAACAGCGCGATTTGTGCCTGAATTTCATCTTCTTCAGACTGGTCTTCCAGCCATGAAGCCGCAAGGAGCAAAGCGCCGATGTGGTCTGTTGGTGCATCGGTCAGTGGCATACCACGCGAACTCAGAAAAGCGCGCACCTCTGCCTCCTGCGGTCCCTGATCCCACTGCGAGCCGTAGGGAGAAACCTTACAGTCACTTCCAACAAACAGCGCGTTAAAGTCTGCAGCCAACGACTGGGGATCGCTATTTTTCTGTAGCTGTGCGAGCCGTTCATCCTGCTCAAGCGGCCAGTGTTGCTGCAATTTTCCTTCCCTGATCAGGGTAAAGAGCGGTACCAGCAGTGGGTCCTGCGGTTGGCGGTTAAACAGCGAACCAAGGATGCGGCAAATTACGGAAAACTCATTCATTCAATTCATTCCAGTCAGATTTAAAAGTGACATTGTCACATAACAGCAAATTCTTCTATTCGTTTTCCACCGCGCATTTCTAAAAAGTCTAATAAACGACGTGGGGTAACGTTTAATACGCGATCTTCAGGAAAATCCACTTCACGCATGATACGCAGGCAGTGATCAAAATGGCCCAACGTAAATGCTGTATGTGAATCAGAACCAAAAGAGAGGCGTCCTCCCGCATCCCGTACCGCCGCCGCAATTGCACGGCAGTTAGGTTCACTGCCTAAGCGCGAATGAGTAAACGATGAATTATTGATCTCAAGCGCAACATCATATTTTGCCGCGGCTTCAGCGATTGCTGGAATATCAACAGGGAATTTGGGATTGCCAGGATGGCTAATAATATGCACCAGGCCACTCGCCATCGCGGCAATCATCGCCTCGGTATGCGCGGTTTTATCCTGTGGTGGAAAAACTGGCTCATGGAACCCGGCCACAATCAGATCCATGGCATCCATCATCGGGCCGCTACAATCAATCTCACCCGCACTGTTTTTAATATTGGCTTCAATGCCGCGTAAAATGCCGATATCATCCACCATCCGAGGCCATACGCGCATATTGACAAAATGCCAGTAGTGCGGCGCATCCGCCATATCCGGGCCGTGATCGGTTATCGCAAAAAGTTTAATACCACGCTTTTTTGCCTGCGCGACGTAGTCGTGTAGCGTACTGTATGCATGGGTGCTGGCAACGGTGTGCATATGAAGATCAACAGGATACATGGTTTCCTCTCCTTAGTCATAGGGCAAGAATAGCACCTCCCTGCCCGCGATGATCGCTTTCCCGTAATCTGGAAAATTAATAACCCTTTTCGAGATCAACTCGTCCCGAGGGCATATCACCCGCCTCGCGCAGTTGAATCGCGCTGGCGATATAATCCATAGCCTCATCGGGTAATGTTACAGCAGCATTATGCGGCGTGATAGCAACACGGGGATGGAGCCACAGTGGATGAGTCGTTGGCAGAGGTTCGGTGATAAACACATCCAGCGCCGCCGCTTTAATATGGTTTGCATCCAGCGCGCTCAACAGGTCAGCTTCTACCAGATGCGCTCCCCTTGCCAGATTCAGCACAAAGGCGCCCGCGTTTAGCTGATTGAGAACCTCAAGGTTGATTATCCCTACCGTTTGCGGCGTATGTGGCAACAGATTGA encodes the following:
- a CDS encoding TorD/DmsD family molecular chaperone, whose protein sequence is MNEFSVICRILGSLFNRQPQDPLLVPLFTLIREGKLQQHWPLEQDERLAQLQKNSDPQSLAADFNALFVGSDCKVSPYGSQWDQGPQEAEVRAFLSSRGMPLTDAPTDHIGALLLAASWLEDQSEEDEIQAQIALFDDYLMPWCGAFLGKVEAHATTSFYRTLAAMSRESIQAMRDELEDERGTQTE
- a CDS encoding glutamine amidotransferase; translation: MPHSPKAPLAIVQLGIPPAAVSARVGEQADWFIQALNLQQGEYCIIRPHLGESLPDYATLSAAILSGSWAMVTDHADWSERTAAWIRGAIDYRLPLLGVCYGHQLMAYALGGTVADNPQGWERGRVIVEQFGNSDPLLASLPTQFPVWLSHRQTVLIPPQGAQVLARSPLDACQIIRYTPEALSVQFHPEFDAHIMAACQPADTAFAYDDSQAPDWARSVLVQFLHRAITPQVNVF
- a CDS encoding aldehyde dehydrogenase family protein; translated protein: MRYAYPGHKDSLIVLQQRYGNFINGEFIPPVNGEYFPNTSPVNGSSIGEFPRSDAADIDKAVEAAHAAAEGWGKTSVQVRSLTLLKIADRLEQNLERFAVNETWDNGKPVRETLAADLPLAVDHFRYFAGCLRAQEGTAAEIDEHTAAYHFHEPLGVVAQIIPWNFPLLMAAWKLAPALAAGNCVVLKPAEQTPLSITLFAELINDLLPPGVLNVVHGYGREAGEALASHPRIAKVAFTGSTATGGHILELAAKNLIPSTVELGGKSPNIFFDDIMQAEPSFIEKAAEGLVLGFLNQGEVCTCPSRALVQESIYEPFMAAVMKRVNTIKRGDPMDSETMVGAQASQQQFDKILSYLDIAQKEGAEVLTGGGIEEMDSELASGYYIQPTLLKGNNSMRVFQEEIFGPVIGITTFKDEAEAIAIANDSIYGLGAGVWTRDINRAYRVGRAIKAGRVWTNCYHLYPAHAAFGGYKKSGIGRETHKMMLDHYQQTKNLLVSYGIQPLGFF
- a CDS encoding phosphatase; protein product: MYPVDLHMHTVASTHAYSTLHDYVAQAKKRGIKLFAITDHGPDMADAPHYWHFVNMRVWPRMVDDIGILRGIEANIKNSAGEIDCSGPMMDAMDLIVAGFHEPVFPPQDKTAHTEAMIAAMASGLVHIISHPGNPKFPVDIPAIAEAAAKYDVALEINNSSFTHSRLGSEPNCRAIAAAVRDAGGRLSFGSDSHTAFTLGHFDHCLRIMREVDFPEDRVLNVTPRRLLDFLEMRGGKRIEEFAVM
- a CDS encoding DMT family transporter encodes the protein MALRHFFLILLVVSIWAFNNVAIKWGLTDLPPLFMTFMRFVVVAIILVPFTRVTREQLRYLVPLAFTFGFMHFSLLFVGINYTDAGTSAIVVQLGTPFAMLLAMLILKEKLTLVQLAGIAISLSGVVVLTGSPTIPRWWVLCLLLCSAVGWAISNLLVKKSPPIKPLTMTGWISFLAVPIVGLASLLLESDQLTAITHASWRGWFGILYSAICSSIVAYSLWYGLLKKYNVNLIMPYSLLTPVLAVIMGVLVLGDSMNLFKLTGALLVILGTAISVINLRNLRMHARFPKFPQRRR